From the Flavimarina sp. Hel_I_48 genome, one window contains:
- a CDS encoding chloride channel protein has translation MKIKRRKKLVNYLNILDQPLRFDHFVFGRVFFLWALLGLIGGCIAGVYWIILEFLTNQLAFFEDFWVIIVMAVCGLLAGLIIHFIGDPGEIHLIVNNIRFNKGRLDPKNNPSMILSSLLCVASGGSLGPEAPLVQVTGSTGTWLGKVFRLKGEELRSLSIAGMASGFTALFGAPLGGSLFSLEILHHKHAVEYYRAIIPALVASCFSYIVFALIIHLGLGEVWDLSAYEYSGLFDFGYAIVFGILGTIIAWIFIYCTKSLKKIFDHRPLPIYIKTLIGGVLLGVIAYYFPLTRYFGHHEINVLLDQKLSITVLFGILVFKIIAIAITVTSGWRGGFIIPLFFVGATLGLIIHYFFPFTNLTLAIISCMAAINSCATRTPMSTTILLATLTGFSYLIPILFASLTGYFLAPRIPFIGSQLEALKEEE, from the coding sequence ATGAAAATCAAACGTCGCAAAAAATTAGTGAACTATCTCAATATTCTAGATCAGCCCTTAAGGTTTGATCATTTTGTATTTGGGAGGGTCTTTTTCCTTTGGGCACTTTTGGGTTTGATAGGCGGCTGCATTGCCGGTGTTTATTGGATCATACTGGAGTTCTTGACCAATCAGCTGGCTTTTTTTGAGGATTTTTGGGTGATCATTGTTATGGCCGTTTGTGGTCTATTGGCTGGACTGATCATTCACTTTATCGGTGATCCCGGGGAGATTCATTTAATAGTGAATAACATTAGATTCAATAAGGGCAGGCTCGATCCCAAAAACAATCCCTCCATGATCCTTTCCTCACTTCTCTGCGTTGCATCTGGCGGAAGTTTGGGTCCTGAAGCGCCTCTGGTACAGGTAACTGGTTCTACCGGAACCTGGTTGGGAAAGGTATTCCGGTTAAAAGGGGAAGAACTCCGCTCATTGAGTATCGCCGGTATGGCTTCCGGGTTTACCGCACTTTTTGGTGCTCCCCTGGGTGGGAGTCTGTTTTCGCTGGAGATCTTGCATCACAAGCATGCCGTAGAATATTATAGGGCTATAATTCCTGCACTGGTAGCAAGCTGTTTCAGTTATATCGTGTTTGCCCTGATCATTCATCTGGGCCTTGGGGAGGTATGGGATCTTTCGGCGTATGAGTATTCTGGCCTGTTTGATTTTGGATATGCCATCGTATTCGGTATTCTAGGGACTATCATCGCTTGGATTTTTATTTACTGCACAAAATCTCTTAAAAAAATCTTTGACCATCGCCCGCTTCCCATTTATATCAAAACATTAATTGGTGGGGTTTTGCTGGGGGTTATCGCATATTATTTTCCCCTTACGCGATATTTTGGACATCATGAGATCAATGTGCTTTTGGATCAAAAATTGTCCATTACTGTTTTATTTGGCATTTTGGTCTTCAAAATCATTGCCATCGCAATCACGGTGACTTCTGGTTGGCGCGGTGGATTTATCATCCCTTTATTTTTTGTGGGCGCCACGCTGGGCCTGATCATTCACTATTTTTTCCCATTCACAAATCTGACACTGGCCATTATAAGCTGTATGGCAGCCATTAATTCCTGCGCCACGAGAACGCCCATGAGCACAACCATTTTGCTCGCTACATTAACTGGATTTTCTTACTTGATCCCCATTTTGTTCGCAAGTTTAACAGGCTATTTTTTGGCACCTAGAATTCCGTTTATAGGTTCGCAATTGGAGGCCTTAAAAGAAGAAGAATAA
- a CDS encoding efflux RND transporter periplasmic adaptor subunit: MKFINIALFCTLSFLVSCDENKKTAEIKKETTETNTAETAKEAMLSQQQYSSLNMKIDTLSTRLMTGFVEANGRLEVPPQNEATITPVIGGNVVNIKVIEGDNVKKGSVLASIEHPDIIKIQTDYMNASNQLNFQEKEFQRQQKLYNAGVGSGESFQRSEAEYTGMKGQVSGLEAQLRQLNVNPEAVKKGNIQRQIPILSPIEGAVQAVGVKIGQFVQAQTNMFEIINTDHVHAELIVFEKDVAKLKVGQKIYMTAESLPGTELTAEVLSIGKNFEQDVKALHVHAEIENQPENLVPGMYVRARIAVDDNRSMALPASAIVKDGERFITFTAEKEGDAWSFKPVEVIPGTEENEWVAVNFLNELPTGTRFAFNNAYYLMAEMKKGEGGGHHH, from the coding sequence ATGAAATTTATAAATATAGCATTGTTTTGCACTTTATCTTTCCTGGTTTCCTGTGATGAAAACAAAAAAACTGCGGAGATCAAAAAAGAAACAACAGAAACGAATACCGCTGAAACTGCAAAAGAGGCGATGCTTTCCCAACAGCAGTACAGTAGCTTAAATATGAAGATCGACACCCTTAGCACCCGGCTTATGACAGGATTTGTAGAGGCTAATGGTCGACTGGAAGTCCCACCTCAAAACGAAGCCACGATCACTCCCGTGATTGGCGGGAATGTGGTAAACATTAAGGTTATTGAAGGGGATAATGTCAAAAAGGGCAGTGTTTTAGCATCTATTGAACATCCGGACATCATAAAAATACAAACTGATTATATGAATGCGTCCAATCAACTGAATTTTCAGGAGAAGGAATTTCAAAGACAGCAGAAATTGTATAATGCCGGGGTCGGGTCAGGTGAAAGCTTCCAAAGAAGCGAAGCGGAGTACACAGGTATGAAAGGGCAGGTTTCAGGATTGGAAGCACAGCTGAGACAACTGAATGTAAATCCAGAGGCTGTAAAAAAAGGGAATATTCAACGGCAAATCCCCATCTTGAGCCCAATAGAAGGGGCCGTGCAGGCAGTTGGTGTGAAAATTGGACAGTTCGTACAGGCCCAGACCAATATGTTTGAGATCATCAATACCGATCATGTACACGCAGAACTTATAGTATTTGAAAAAGATGTCGCCAAACTGAAAGTAGGCCAAAAGATTTATATGACCGCGGAATCTTTACCTGGTACAGAATTAACTGCTGAAGTCCTCTCCATCGGCAAGAATTTTGAGCAGGATGTAAAAGCGCTACACGTGCACGCTGAAATTGAAAATCAACCTGAAAACCTGGTCCCCGGTATGTATGTACGTGCAAGGATTGCAGTAGATGATAATCGCAGTATGGCCCTACCTGCATCTGCTATTGTTAAGGATGGAGAAAGGTTTATAACTTTTACTGCTGAAAAAGAAGGGGATGCCTGGAGTTTTAAGCCGGTAGAAGTTATACCAGGTACCGAAGAAAATGAGTGGGTTGCCGTAAATTTCTTGAACGAACTGCCAACAGGAACAAGATTTGCCTTCAACAATGCGTATTACTTGATGGCCGAGATGAAAAAAGGTGAAGGTGGCGGCCACCATCATTAA
- a CDS encoding heavy metal translocating P-type ATPase: MIKEDKEREERDPMEINSPRTAEKPRSNSSTNGDSCCGTGSKKDDGKKESYIPTIISLLLLVSGILLDYLDVEWFGGYIRMGIFGIAYLLVGAKVLKHAITNMAKGNVFNEFFLMTIATLGAFYIGEFAEGVAVMLFYVIGEHFQEAAVARSRKSIKELIDNRPEKVGLIMGGEVVSTNPRQVGLGEIIQIKVGEKVALDGEIQSEGSSFNTAALTGESKPDTKKKGETVLAGMINLERVVDLKVTSTYDESALSKILNLVEEASGRKAKTQKFITKFAKIYTPIVVFMAVGLTLLPYFFVETYVFDDWLYRALVFLVISCPCALVISIPLGYFGGIGAASKNGMLFKGANFLDLITKVDTVVMDKTGTLTEGVFKVQEIRADTIPEEQLIALTAALEAKSTHPIARAIVEYAGNSYKEIDISNVEEIAGHGLKGKWNSKEVLVGNAKLLQKYGVDFDKQINTIVESIVLVAIDGKFGGYFIIADKIKDDAPLAIKKLHDYGVQTIVMLSGDKDTIVQRVAKELKIDRAYGGLLPQDKVTHVEELKAEGKKVAFVGDGINDAPVITLADVGFAMGALGSDAAIETADIVIQTDQPSKIATAIKIGKKTRQIVWQNIALAFGAKVIVLTLGAFGLASLWEAVFADVGVAFLAILNAVRIQNMKF; the protein is encoded by the coding sequence ATGATCAAAGAAGATAAAGAGAGAGAAGAACGTGATCCAATGGAAATAAATTCTCCAAGAACGGCGGAAAAACCCAGGTCAAATAGTTCCACAAATGGAGATAGTTGTTGTGGCACGGGATCAAAAAAGGATGATGGGAAAAAAGAGTCATATATCCCAACCATAATCAGCCTTTTACTTCTTGTCAGTGGTATTTTACTTGACTATTTAGATGTTGAGTGGTTCGGCGGATATATTCGCATGGGTATTTTCGGTATCGCTTATCTTTTAGTGGGGGCTAAAGTGTTAAAGCATGCCATTACCAATATGGCCAAAGGAAATGTCTTCAATGAATTTTTTTTGATGACCATTGCAACGCTGGGGGCTTTTTATATTGGAGAATTCGCTGAAGGAGTCGCCGTGATGCTGTTTTATGTTATTGGAGAGCATTTTCAGGAAGCTGCAGTTGCACGCTCCCGAAAATCTATAAAGGAGCTTATAGATAACCGGCCAGAAAAAGTGGGTCTAATAATGGGTGGGGAGGTGGTAAGCACAAATCCACGACAGGTCGGACTGGGAGAAATCATTCAGATAAAAGTTGGGGAGAAAGTGGCATTAGACGGAGAAATACAGAGTGAAGGTTCTTCTTTTAATACAGCGGCCCTGACCGGGGAATCTAAACCGGATACTAAGAAAAAGGGGGAAACCGTTCTTGCGGGAATGATCAATCTGGAGAGGGTTGTGGATTTAAAAGTTACTTCTACTTATGACGAGAGTGCGCTTTCAAAGATCCTGAACCTGGTAGAAGAAGCTAGCGGACGAAAAGCAAAAACCCAGAAGTTTATAACCAAATTTGCAAAGATCTATACCCCCATTGTAGTTTTTATGGCAGTGGGCCTTACCCTCCTGCCCTACTTTTTTGTGGAAACTTACGTTTTTGATGACTGGTTATACCGTGCACTTGTATTTTTGGTGATCTCCTGTCCCTGTGCCCTGGTAATTTCAATTCCCCTTGGATATTTTGGGGGCATTGGTGCTGCCTCTAAAAACGGGATGCTCTTTAAAGGTGCAAATTTCCTCGACCTTATTACAAAGGTCGATACCGTTGTAATGGACAAGACGGGCACCCTCACCGAAGGTGTTTTTAAGGTTCAGGAAATTAGGGCAGACACTATTCCCGAGGAACAGCTTATCGCTCTTACCGCTGCACTTGAAGCTAAATCCACACATCCCATAGCTAGGGCGATTGTAGAATATGCAGGTAATTCTTATAAAGAAATAGATATTTCTAATGTGGAAGAGATTGCGGGCCATGGGTTGAAGGGGAAATGGAACAGCAAAGAAGTTCTAGTGGGAAATGCGAAATTACTCCAGAAGTATGGTGTTGATTTTGATAAGCAGATCAACACAATTGTGGAAAGCATTGTATTGGTTGCCATTGACGGTAAATTTGGCGGATATTTTATCATTGCCGATAAAATTAAAGATGATGCACCTTTAGCCATTAAAAAACTCCATGATTATGGGGTCCAAACAATCGTGATGCTATCAGGGGATAAAGACACTATTGTCCAAAGAGTGGCCAAAGAATTAAAAATAGACCGCGCATACGGTGGGTTATTGCCCCAGGATAAGGTAACCCATGTTGAAGAACTAAAGGCCGAGGGAAAAAAGGTAGCCTTTGTGGGGGATGGGATCAATGATGCCCCGGTAATAACTTTAGCGGACGTTGGATTTGCAATGGGGGCCCTGGGATCTGATGCCGCTATTGAAACGGCCGATATTGTGATACAGACCGACCAACCTTCAAAAATAGCCACGGCTATTAAGATCGGAAAAAAAACCAGACAAATCGTATGGCAGAACATAGCTTTGGCCTTTGGTGCAAAAGTTATTGTTCTTACCCTTGGGGCCTTTGGACTGGCTTCTTTGTGGGAGGCCGTATTTGCGGATGTGGGAGTGGCATTTCTGGCTATCCTTAATGCTGTAAGAATTCAAAATATGAAATTTTAA
- a CDS encoding HPP family protein, with the protein MGKKSKKIQQKIKRNARISRYVIYKETLIDGREQFWSFIGSFFGIGLIALSQSFMIPRLENIFLIGSFGASSVLVYGAIQSPLAQPRNLIGGHVVSAIIGVTVFKLIPDILWITAPLAVASSIVAMQITKTMHPPGGATALIAITGTAKIKELGYFYVLSPVLTGVLILFITALIFNNLTKYRSYPTNSRLTRIFKFRRRQRERKEA; encoded by the coding sequence ATGGGTAAAAAGAGCAAAAAAATACAGCAAAAAATCAAAAGAAATGCCCGTATTTCAAGGTATGTGATCTACAAGGAAACCCTAATTGATGGCAGGGAGCAGTTTTGGTCTTTTATTGGTTCTTTTTTTGGTATCGGTCTTATTGCGCTGTCGCAATCTTTTATGATCCCGCGTCTTGAAAATATATTCTTGATCGGTTCTTTTGGCGCCTCAAGTGTGCTGGTCTATGGCGCAATCCAGAGTCCGCTGGCGCAGCCCAGAAATCTTATAGGCGGTCATGTGGTGTCTGCAATAATAGGGGTAACCGTTTTTAAATTAATTCCCGATATTTTATGGATCACCGCCCCACTGGCAGTGGCGAGTTCCATTGTGGCGATGCAAATTACCAAAACCATGCACCCGCCGGGTGGCGCGACCGCGCTGATCGCCATAACAGGAACGGCAAAAATCAAGGAACTGGGTTATTTTTATGTACTATCGCCCGTTTTAACGGGAGTGCTCATCTTATTTATTACCGCACTTATTTTCAACAATCTTACCAAATACAGAAGTTATCCTACAAACAGTAGACTTACGCGTATCTTTAAGTTCAGAAGACGCCAGCGGGAACGCAAAGAAGCATAA
- a CDS encoding DUF6660 family protein, with product MKNLALLFSIYLLGLNVVLCEDNRITLPADSNMQEITQDTQHLPADSDNCSPFCQCQCCHVHVVNFYATPFKAVGPAISTLIIQKGGGPGVEIPYIQFQPPRV from the coding sequence GTGAAAAATCTGGCGCTACTATTTTCTATCTATCTTTTGGGACTTAATGTTGTCCTATGCGAAGATAACAGGATAACATTGCCAGCAGATTCAAATATGCAGGAAATTACCCAGGATACACAACACCTGCCGGCTGATTCTGATAATTGCAGCCCCTTTTGCCAGTGTCAGTGTTGTCACGTGCACGTTGTTAATTTTTATGCTACACCTTTTAAAGCAGTGGGACCCGCTATCTCTACCCTTATTATACAAAAAGGAGGGGGTCCAGGCGTAGAAATCCCCTATATTCAATTCCAGCCACCGCGGGTTTAA
- a CDS encoding AI-2E family transporter, with product MRSYILAKGIIKAISFFLGLGLLLFVLYQLRTLIIYLVIAAVLTLLCRPLVYFFRERLNISKTLGAVIALVIALAIMSGLGLMFVPMLAEQTKQIAVYDPENIQVELDKVYEKISEYSGASKQDVADAVKETEIEKSVMEEMDDEEGPTLMDRLINILTQLSIGLLSVLFMSFFMLKDHSSIQRFLLAMIPKEHRKQTISSLDKIKDLLSRYFLGLVLQIFILFIIYAITLYLVGTENALIVSFFCALFNIIPYAGPVIGAVFMALLTLTSHSDIDFSNGALPLVGYVLIGVTIGQLVDNFISQPFIYSNSVKSHPMEIFVIIIASGLLFGIMGMMVAVPMYAVLKVIIKEFYWRNGFVRFWTKGI from the coding sequence ATGAGATCATATATTCTTGCAAAGGGAATTATTAAGGCAATCTCCTTTTTTCTGGGGTTAGGTCTTTTACTGTTTGTTCTGTATCAACTGAGAACACTAATTATTTATCTGGTAATTGCTGCGGTATTGACCCTTTTGTGCCGACCCTTAGTCTATTTTTTCAGGGAACGGCTCAATATTTCAAAAACACTGGGTGCGGTCATAGCGCTTGTCATAGCTCTAGCAATTATGAGCGGTCTGGGTCTAATGTTTGTTCCCATGCTTGCAGAACAGACGAAACAGATAGCCGTTTACGATCCAGAAAATATACAGGTGGAACTAGACAAGGTTTATGAAAAGATTTCTGAATATTCTGGTGCTTCCAAACAAGACGTAGCCGATGCCGTGAAAGAAACGGAAATAGAGAAATCTGTAATGGAGGAAATGGATGATGAGGAGGGCCCCACCTTGATGGATAGGCTGATAAACATCTTGACCCAACTTTCAATAGGTCTTCTTTCGGTACTATTCATGTCTTTTTTTATGCTCAAGGATCACAGTTCCATTCAACGTTTTCTGTTGGCAATGATTCCGAAGGAACATAGAAAACAAACCATTAGTTCGCTGGACAAGATTAAGGACCTTCTCTCCCGTTATTTTTTGGGACTGGTATTACAGATCTTTATTTTATTCATTATTTATGCCATTACCCTTTATCTGGTAGGCACAGAAAATGCGCTAATCGTTTCTTTTTTTTGTGCCCTATTCAATATTATACCTTATGCCGGGCCAGTTATAGGTGCGGTATTTATGGCGCTGCTCACACTCACAAGTCATTCTGATATTGATTTTTCAAATGGGGCATTGCCACTTGTGGGCTATGTATTAATTGGCGTGACCATAGGTCAACTGGTGGATAATTTCATTTCGCAGCCCTTCATTTATTCCAATAGCGTGAAATCACATCCCATGGAGATCTTCGTGATTATTATTGCTTCAGGGCTCCTTTTTGGTATTATGGGGATGATGGTAGCCGTACCGATGTATGCGGTTCTCAAAGTGATAATCAAAGAATTTTACTGGCGAAATGGTTTTGTGAGATTTTGGACAAAGGGAATATAG
- a CDS encoding CusA/CzcA family heavy metal efflux RND transporter, with the protein MINKIIDFSINNKFIVGLLTLVLIGVGIWSMMQVPVDAQPDITNNQVQVITQAPNLGTEDIEQFVTYPVEIAMSNLPGVKEIRSVSRFGLSVLTIVFEDDMGTYLPRQLVAEKLNAVKEEIPEGFGQPSMGPITTGLGEIYQYTLEVEEKFKGDYSPTELRTIQDWIVRRQMAMVPGVVEVNGSGGLIKQYEVAVDPDELNAIGLTISDVFTALENNNQNTGGAYIKKDHLANFIRGEGLARSVKDIQRIVITNSGGVPITVKDVGEVKMGNAVRYGALTKNGEGEAVGGMVMMLKGANSNEVIDNVKERIVQIQKSLPEGISIKPFLDRSELISKTTSTVTSNLLEGGLIVIFVLVLLLGNWRGGLIVASTIPLSLLFAFILMNVFDVWANLMSLGAIDFGIIVDGAVIIVESTVFTIQQQIKKKRELNLWEKDEIASSSAKKMMNSAFFGQLIILIVFLPILALEGVEGKMFKPMALTFIFAMLGAMILCLTYVPMISALFLKEPKNSKKSYGDKFISWLQKNYEPLLNKSLKGGKLILGLAVAFFAVAIFIFTRMGGEFIPQLDEGDIAFHTILQPGSSLDEGIATSTKIEKLLLAEYPEIEQVVSRYGVSDVPTDPMPMDLGDSFIILKDKSEWTSAGTKDELISKIKETISVVPGVSYEFTQPVEMRFNELLTGVREDIAVKLYGEDLDLLASKAQEMGSIISTVKGVADMKVEATAGLPQITINYNRDKTAQYGLQIKNLNSLVQSAFAGGQAGVIFQGERRFDLVVRLREEDRTNIENIRNLYVNLPSGSQIPLKEVADISYQPGPMQISRDNTNRRTSVGVNIRNRDVKSVVADIQAKLDAEFDLPPGYYIRYGGAFENFERASKRLQIVVPIALLLIFVLIYFALKSFQQATMIYIAIPLAAIGGIFSLWLRDMPFSISAGVGFIVLFGVAVLNGLVLISGFNELKEDGVVDVNERIIKGSKRRIRPILLTALTDVLGFLPMAISSSAGAEVQRPLATVVIGGLITSTLLTLFILPILYRWMENRKINTTVNRKLVAGIAVAAILLSGSNNLQAQETPEMLPKITREQAVDKALKNYPLLKNKNREIERQGVLKTSAWDLGRTQISTGGEELDDERGIYTVLAIQQQNINIFGILPKSKLAKQRVALAEDSYDLSQLQVGREVKTAWTETFAAKRQYLLFERLDSLYISLKKAVELRYEVEAISKLEALTLRNRISEVKIKKQQAQSDYLTTLQKLNLWLGEEAEFTVTDDFETKLVPEEELLLKAQHPLLQIPKQEVAVAIARQRVKRSDLLPDLNFQYGFQRINGTSGFYSYQAAIRIPILSGPDYAEVKAAKIEKEIAEEAAGFAEERVQTGFFITVQNYKNWKSSWEFYRDQVLPFLEEQRQGSFLAFNEGAIEYVAFIQNLDNAVQSELRALEAYKNYQIALAELQFYLND; encoded by the coding sequence ATGATTAATAAGATCATTGATTTTTCAATCAATAATAAATTTATTGTTGGTCTGCTTACGCTTGTTTTAATTGGGGTCGGTATCTGGAGTATGATGCAGGTTCCCGTAGACGCCCAGCCTGACATCACAAACAATCAGGTACAGGTAATCACCCAGGCGCCCAATCTGGGTACCGAAGATATTGAACAGTTCGTCACCTACCCCGTGGAAATCGCCATGAGCAACCTTCCAGGGGTAAAGGAAATCCGTTCTGTTTCCAGGTTTGGACTTTCAGTTTTGACCATTGTCTTCGAAGACGATATGGGAACCTATCTGCCCCGGCAGCTGGTTGCGGAGAAGCTAAATGCTGTGAAGGAAGAAATCCCGGAAGGTTTTGGCCAGCCATCTATGGGTCCCATTACCACCGGACTGGGAGAAATTTATCAGTATACCCTTGAAGTCGAAGAAAAATTCAAGGGTGACTATTCCCCCACTGAACTACGGACCATTCAAGATTGGATCGTACGAAGACAAATGGCAATGGTGCCCGGTGTTGTGGAAGTTAATGGCAGTGGAGGGCTTATAAAACAATACGAAGTTGCTGTAGATCCTGATGAGTTAAATGCTATTGGCCTCACCATATCAGATGTTTTTACTGCCCTGGAAAATAATAACCAAAACACGGGAGGGGCTTACATTAAGAAGGATCACCTGGCAAATTTTATCCGCGGGGAAGGTCTGGCACGTAGTGTAAAAGATATTCAAAGGATCGTAATCACAAACTCTGGCGGGGTCCCCATTACCGTTAAGGATGTCGGTGAAGTAAAAATGGGCAATGCTGTAAGGTATGGCGCACTTACAAAAAATGGAGAAGGTGAGGCTGTCGGCGGAATGGTAATGATGCTGAAGGGTGCCAATTCCAATGAGGTTATTGACAATGTAAAGGAGCGCATTGTTCAGATCCAAAAATCCCTTCCTGAAGGAATTTCCATCAAACCATTTTTAGACAGGAGCGAACTTATTAGCAAAACCACTTCCACGGTAACCTCAAACCTGCTGGAAGGTGGTCTTATAGTGATCTTTGTGCTGGTATTGCTGCTTGGCAACTGGCGTGGGGGCTTGATCGTGGCTTCCACCATCCCACTCTCCCTTCTTTTTGCCTTTATTTTGATGAATGTTTTTGACGTTTGGGCAAATCTTATGAGCCTGGGCGCGATAGACTTTGGGATTATTGTGGACGGCGCGGTAATAATCGTAGAAAGTACCGTTTTCACCATACAGCAGCAAATAAAAAAGAAGCGCGAGTTGAACCTTTGGGAAAAAGATGAAATCGCTTCATCTTCAGCAAAAAAGATGATGAATTCGGCATTTTTTGGGCAGTTGATCATATTGATCGTATTCCTGCCTATCCTGGCGCTAGAAGGGGTTGAAGGAAAAATGTTCAAGCCCATGGCGCTCACCTTTATTTTTGCCATGCTGGGGGCAATGATCCTTTGTCTCACTTATGTACCCATGATCTCGGCACTGTTTTTAAAAGAACCGAAGAACAGCAAAAAATCCTACGGCGATAAATTTATTTCCTGGCTTCAGAAAAACTATGAGCCGCTGTTGAATAAATCCCTGAAAGGGGGAAAATTGATCCTTGGCCTTGCCGTCGCATTTTTTGCCGTTGCCATATTCATTTTTACAAGAATGGGTGGGGAATTCATTCCACAGCTGGACGAGGGGGATATTGCTTTTCACACCATTTTACAACCCGGAAGCTCCTTGGATGAGGGGATAGCAACTTCTACTAAAATTGAAAAATTGCTGTTGGCCGAATATCCCGAAATTGAACAGGTAGTAAGCCGGTACGGGGTTTCAGATGTGCCTACAGATCCTATGCCCATGGACCTTGGTGACAGTTTTATCATTTTAAAAGATAAATCTGAATGGACTTCCGCAGGAACGAAAGATGAGCTTATTTCCAAAATAAAAGAAACCATCAGCGTTGTCCCCGGGGTAAGTTATGAATTTACCCAACCCGTAGAAATGCGGTTTAATGAACTGCTTACGGGGGTCCGCGAGGATATAGCCGTTAAACTTTATGGGGAGGACCTTGATCTGTTGGCCAGTAAAGCTCAGGAAATGGGTTCCATAATAAGTACCGTAAAAGGGGTGGCAGATATGAAGGTTGAAGCTACAGCAGGTTTGCCTCAGATAACGATCAATTATAACCGGGATAAAACAGCACAATATGGCCTTCAGATCAAAAATCTCAATTCCCTGGTGCAGTCGGCCTTTGCCGGAGGCCAGGCCGGGGTGATCTTTCAAGGGGAGAGGCGTTTTGACCTGGTAGTACGCCTTCGGGAAGAAGACCGTACCAATATTGAAAATATCAGGAACCTTTATGTAAACCTTCCCTCGGGATCTCAAATCCCCCTAAAGGAAGTGGCCGACATTAGCTACCAGCCCGGTCCAATGCAGATAAGCCGGGACAATACCAATAGGCGGACTTCTGTAGGGGTGAACATCCGGAACCGAGATGTAAAATCTGTAGTTGCGGATATCCAGGCTAAACTGGATGCCGAATTTGATCTGCCACCAGGATATTATATTCGTTATGGTGGTGCTTTTGAGAATTTTGAAAGGGCCAGTAAGCGCCTACAGATTGTAGTACCCATTGCGCTCCTGCTCATTTTTGTCCTTATCTATTTCGCCCTGAAGTCCTTTCAACAAGCTACGATGATCTATATCGCTATTCCCCTAGCAGCCATTGGGGGGATATTTTCCTTATGGCTCAGGGATATGCCCTTTAGTATTTCGGCTGGGGTGGGCTTTATCGTCCTGTTTGGAGTGGCAGTTTTGAACGGACTGGTACTCATAAGCGGCTTTAATGAACTTAAGGAAGATGGTGTGGTAGATGTGAACGAACGGATCATTAAAGGTTCCAAACGCAGGATCAGGCCAATATTACTTACAGCCCTTACCGATGTATTGGGATTTTTACCAATGGCAATTTCCAGTTCTGCAGGAGCTGAAGTTCAAAGGCCGCTCGCTACTGTAGTTATTGGAGGGCTAATTACTTCTACATTATTGACCCTGTTTATTTTACCCATCCTTTACAGATGGATGGAAAACAGAAAAATAAATACTACGGTAAATAGGAAGCTGGTTGCGGGGATAGCTGTTGCAGCAATTCTTCTTTCCGGATCAAATAATTTACAAGCCCAGGAGACCCCCGAAATGCTTCCTAAAATCACACGGGAGCAGGCTGTTGATAAGGCCCTAAAAAATTATCCGCTTTTGAAAAATAAAAACCGGGAGATCGAGCGGCAAGGGGTATTAAAAACTTCAGCTTGGGACCTTGGGCGAACCCAGATATCTACCGGGGGCGAAGAACTTGATGATGAAAGGGGGATTTATACGGTCCTGGCAATACAGCAACAAAACATAAATATTTTTGGGATCCTTCCAAAAAGTAAATTGGCCAAGCAGCGTGTTGCCCTGGCCGAAGATTCCTATGATCTGTCTCAACTACAAGTGGGCCGCGAGGTAAAAACGGCCTGGACCGAAACTTTTGCTGCAAAAAGGCAATACCTTCTGTTTGAGCGGTTGGATTCGCTTTATATAAGTTTGAAAAAAGCGGTCGAATTGCGATATGAAGTGGAAGCCATCTCCAAGCTAGAAGCACTTACTTTAAGAAACAGGATCAGTGAGGTCAAGATCAAAAAGCAACAGGCGCAAAGCGACTACCTTACCACCTTGCAAAAATTAAATCTGTGGCTGGGTGAAGAAGCGGAATTTACCGTTACCGATGATTTTGAAACAAAATTGGTTCCCGAAGAAGAATTGCTGCTCAAAGCACAGCATCCTTTACTACAGATCCCCAAACAGGAGGTCGCGGTGGCCATTGCACGACAGAGGGTTAAAAGATCAGATCTCCTTCCAGATCTTAACTTTCAATACGGCTTTCAAAGAATAAATGGCACCAGTGGATTTTACAGCTATCAGGCAGCGATCAGAATCCCTATACTGTCGGGGCCTGATTATGCTGAAGTAAAGGCTGCCAAAATAGAGAAAGAAATAGCAGAGGAAGCAGCGGGATTTGCAGAGGAACGGGTACAGACAGGATTTTTCATCACTGTTCAAAATTATAAAAATTGGAAATCCTCGTGGGAATTTTATAGGGATCAAGTGCTGCCATTTCTTGAAGAACAAAGGCAGGGCTCATTTCTCGCTTTCAATGAGGGCGCCATAGAATATGTAGCTTTCATTCAAAACCTCGATAATGCAGTACAATCAGAATTAAGGGCACTGGAAGCTTACAAGAATTACCAGATCGCGCTTGCAGAACTACAATTTTACTTGAACGACTAA